A stretch of the Desulfobacter sp. genome encodes the following:
- a CDS encoding acyl--CoA ligase — protein MKLSFNRPEGKKSFSDDLISSIRMNVSKSPDNIAVTFEGNKLTWADVWERSSRLANGLMGPGLQQHDRVLIFLPNCLEYPEAILGINKAGCIVTGGNVRLTGPEIAYQLNDSQARAIILKGPEELETILSVKDQIPELNHIIMIDDKPVETVHNYNNLIADNQPTELDIEKKSDDIHLLLYTSGTTGKPKAAARTYKCDYHMAVAVCHEMALGPADIYLAVAPMYAAASMGYVLSTMMSGGTVAIVSGFVPDQFFAQLEKTRATWTFVVPIMYEWALKTPEDILNSHDISKVRCFIACGAPLSNATAIKMVKRFPNAQVVNWLGASEFGFISKYVCKETMPPEGCVGKPLFDLELAVFDNAGKKVSAKEPGVLYGRGYSMFEGYLNKPEATRKTFLDHEWGTVEDIATLGDDGNFYIIDRKKDMIITGGMNVYPVEVENILMSHDAVADVAVIGVPDDKWGEAVKALVVSASGKKSSEEELIEYCREKLAGFKMPKSVEFIDAVPRSPIGKALKHKLRGKYWTGKDTKI, from the coding sequence ATGAAATTATCCTTTAACCGACCAGAGGGAAAAAAAAGTTTTTCCGATGACTTGATCAGTTCTATTCGGATGAATGTATCTAAAAGTCCTGATAACATAGCAGTTACATTTGAAGGCAATAAATTGACCTGGGCAGATGTCTGGGAAAGAAGCAGCCGTCTGGCCAACGGCTTGATGGGCCCTGGTCTGCAGCAGCACGATCGGGTATTGATTTTTCTACCTAATTGTCTTGAATATCCAGAAGCCATTTTGGGTATTAATAAGGCCGGTTGCATCGTTACAGGGGGGAACGTTCGTCTGACAGGACCGGAAATTGCCTACCAGCTTAATGACAGTCAGGCACGGGCAATAATTTTAAAAGGGCCGGAAGAATTGGAAACGATTCTGTCTGTTAAAGATCAGATTCCTGAGTTGAATCATATTATTATGATTGATGATAAACCTGTTGAGACGGTTCATAATTACAATAACCTGATAGCGGACAATCAGCCGACTGAACTGGATATTGAAAAAAAATCAGATGATATTCATCTTCTATTGTACACTTCAGGGACTACAGGCAAACCCAAAGCCGCTGCCCGCACTTATAAATGTGACTATCACATGGCCGTTGCCGTCTGCCATGAGATGGCCCTGGGCCCTGCTGACATTTACCTTGCGGTTGCGCCCATGTATGCAGCAGCCAGTATGGGGTACGTTTTATCCACCATGATGAGCGGTGGAACAGTGGCGATCGTTTCAGGATTTGTGCCGGATCAGTTTTTTGCTCAATTGGAAAAAACCCGTGCCACATGGACGTTTGTGGTGCCTATCATGTATGAATGGGCTCTGAAAACGCCTGAAGACATCCTTAACTCCCATGACATTTCCAAAGTCAGATGTTTTATCGCCTGTGGTGCTCCCCTGTCCAATGCCACGGCCATAAAAATGGTGAAACGCTTTCCCAATGCTCAAGTGGTAAATTGGCTGGGAGCTTCGGAATTCGGATTTATTTCAAAATATGTATGCAAAGAAACCATGCCGCCCGAAGGATGTGTGGGCAAACCGCTTTTTGATCTTGAACTAGCCGTGTTTGACAATGCCGGTAAAAAAGTTTCCGCAAAAGAACCGGGTGTGCTTTATGGACGTGGTTACAGCATGTTTGAAGGCTATTTAAACAAGCCAGAAGCAACCCGTAAAACATTTCTGGACCATGAATGGGGAACAGTGGAGGATATCGCAACCCTGGGTGATGACGGCAATTTTTATATTATTGATCGTAAAAAAGACATGATCATCACCGGCGGTATGAACGTCTATCCTGTGGAAGTTGAAAATATATTGATGAGTCATGACGCAGTGGCGGATGTAGCGGTTATTGGAGTGCCTGATGATAAATGGGGTGAAGCGGTTAAAGCTTTGGTCGTGTCAGCTTCGGGCAAAAAATCCAGTGAAGAAGAACTGATTGAATACTGTCGGGAAAAACTGGCTGGGTTCAAAATGCCTAAAAGTGTTGAATTCATAGATGCTGTGCCTCGTTCGCCTATCGGCAAAGCTTTAAAGCATAAACTTCGGGGAAAATACTGGACGGGCAAAGATACAAAAATATAG
- a CDS encoding sigma-54-dependent Fis family transcriptional regulator — MGNSLNAKIFQSVTQKICGNLDLSEALYQTFSYLKNKIPIVMIFLSRYESGHTKKSARLIAFANDDGGSLVDEPIIIPQSVGNYLDTWLKKSADQTLPWVRDHKNPMNINIKEMLMNRFSYRARQIANAPFSTITCALKIQDQVIGNFTMMREGPIPYNQSHTELIQAINQPFAIALSNALRYRELEQHHKALQSETSHRDENLMIGSDSGLRKVRQLIEDVAPTDSPVILLGNTGTGKEVATVEIHKLSDRCKGPMINVNCGAIPETLIDSELFGHEKGAFTGAIEARPGRFERAHKGTLFLDEIGELPLSAQVKLLRILQAGEFERVGGLRNLKVNVRIIAATNRNIPQRIKKGKFRTDLWYRLNVFPITIPDLKYRKQDIPAMVDYFISKKCREMNLTFRPKLACNAVEQLQTYDWPGNVRELENIIERALILSKGKPLSFFELTSDEDSQLEKFSRQPKSENPIDSHSFKTLNTITVSHINAVLNYTRGKISGPGGAAKILDIHPNTLRNRMVKLGMQNQFPRVDQHT; from the coding sequence ATGGGAAATAGTCTGAATGCAAAAATATTTCAATCAGTCACCCAGAAGATCTGTGGAAATTTAGATCTCAGCGAAGCCCTGTATCAGACATTTTCCTACCTGAAAAACAAAATACCCATCGTCATGATATTTCTAAGCCGATACGAAAGCGGGCATACAAAGAAATCCGCAAGGTTGATTGCTTTTGCCAACGACGACGGCGGTTCCCTGGTGGATGAGCCCATCATTATACCTCAAAGTGTTGGAAATTATCTGGATACCTGGCTTAAAAAATCTGCTGACCAGACACTCCCATGGGTCAGAGACCATAAAAACCCCATGAATATCAATATCAAAGAAATGCTGATGAATCGGTTTTCATACCGTGCCAGGCAGATAGCCAATGCGCCGTTCAGTACGATTACCTGTGCCCTGAAAATACAGGATCAGGTGATTGGGAACTTTACAATGATGAGAGAAGGGCCAATCCCTTACAACCAAAGCCATACTGAACTTATCCAGGCAATCAACCAGCCTTTTGCCATTGCGTTATCCAATGCCCTTCGATACAGGGAATTAGAACAGCATCACAAAGCGCTTCAAAGTGAAACCTCGCACAGGGATGAAAATCTGATGATCGGTTCAGATTCAGGCCTGCGAAAGGTAAGACAATTGATTGAAGATGTAGCCCCGACAGACAGTCCTGTAATTTTACTGGGCAACACCGGAACAGGAAAAGAAGTGGCCACAGTTGAAATTCATAAATTGTCCGATCGGTGTAAAGGACCCATGATCAATGTTAATTGCGGCGCTATCCCTGAAACCCTGATAGATTCAGAACTTTTTGGTCATGAAAAAGGGGCATTTACCGGAGCCATAGAAGCTAGACCCGGCAGGTTTGAAAGGGCCCATAAGGGGACACTATTCCTTGATGAGATAGGAGAACTCCCCTTATCTGCACAGGTTAAATTATTAAGAATTCTCCAGGCCGGAGAGTTTGAACGTGTGGGAGGATTGAGGAATTTGAAAGTCAACGTCCGTATTATTGCGGCCACAAACCGGAATATTCCCCAAAGAATCAAGAAGGGCAAATTTCGCACCGACCTCTGGTATCGACTTAATGTATTTCCAATAACCATACCCGACTTAAAGTACCGCAAACAGGACATCCCTGCCATGGTCGATTATTTTATTTCAAAAAAATGCCGGGAGATGAACCTAACCTTTCGTCCTAAACTGGCTTGCAATGCCGTGGAGCAGCTTCAGACATATGATTGGCCGGGTAATGTTCGGGAGCTTGAAAACATTATCGAAAGAGCGCTGATCCTCAGTAAAGGCAAACCGCTTTCTTTTTTTGAATTAACATCGGATGAAGATTCTCAACTGGAAAAATTTTCAAGGCAACCCAAATCAGAAAATCCCATCGACAGCCACTCATTTAAAACCCTCAACACGATTACGGTATCTCACATTAACGCGGTTCTTAATTATACCCGGGGTAAAATTTCTGGTCCTGGAGGAGCTGCTAAAATTTTAGACATTCACCCCAATACACTAAGAAACAGAATGGTCAAATTAGGAATGCAAAACCAATTCCCCCGTGTTGACCAGCATACATGA